The window GCTTCTGCGCATCGATAAATTCCGATTCTTCATGGACCAGTTTAAAAGGGCCCTTGCGCCCGCAAACGTCGTTCTCGCACTCATACGGTTCAACGAACTTACCCTCGCCCTGAGGCATCAAAGTGACATGGTCGCATCTCTGGCATTTGAACGCTGCATTTACGATCTTTGGCCTCACTTCGGTGGCTTTCCTTATAAGGCCGGAAACCGCGATGAACTTGTTGATGTGGGCGGACCTGAGTTCCCGTATCTGGATGCGTTCCGGCAGTTTGATAATTCTAACATGGGCACCGGAAAAAACAACATCCACGGGCAAATCAATCCCCGCAAGTGCCTCGTTTGCATGTTTCATTACGGAATCGGGATGTTCTACAAGTTCTCGGGCAAGCTCCATATCGAACCGCTCAAGATCAGAAAACTGAATCGTCAGACTGCGTTTTTCCGGATAATTCTTGGCAAGTTCAAGGATGCTCTCCCAGTAATAACGCTTGAAGAAATCTTCCCATACCTGGTTCGATGATTGTGCCATTTTTGAAACTACTAAGTACGAAGAGTACATCAAGGTTTCGAGAGGCTAAACCGATATAAAATTCGAATTAAATTATACATGTTTAATGAAGTAATATGTCTGCTCATGATTTATTTTACTCTTTATTATTCAACCCCTTTATTTCTATTGGAGAAATAAATAATAATTGTTATTATCATGATGAAATATTAAACGCAACAAATTCAGCCGGCACTTCACGGTTATAGGCATGGTTGCATATTTCATAATGTTGATTTCCAACCATTTTTTGCCTTCCGTGACGCAATTCTGGGTATTTTTACCCCTGTTTCGACTGGAGAATTTTCAATGATATCGTTTTCCATGGAAGCTCATTAGGAGGATAGTGGGCAGTTAGGGATTTTTAGGGGGTGGTGTATTTAAAAAAGTGGTTTTTCTGCCCACTGCAATTCGTATGTATACGAACTAAAGTATTTATAATTTACGCTTGCTTGATCTCCCATTTCTCTACTGTTATTTCACTGCGACGATTTTCACGATATCCCCGTTCTTCAATTCGTGTTTCTCGCCGAGACGCATCTTGGTGCGGGCATCCACTGCATAAAGAAATCCCTTGCCGATGTCAGTGTGTACCATGAAAGCCAGGTCTTTGGGAGTGCTTCCTTTCTTGAGCAGGAATGCATCAGGTAGCATCTTACCATTCTTGTCCGTGAACTTGTTCTCGTCCTCAACAGGATAAACTACTATCAGGTCAAGAAGCTTGAAAACGGTTTCATTGATACATTTCTGGACCCCCGTGCCCCCATTTTTCTTCATCAATGCCCGTATTTTCAAGAGCGCTTCTCTCTGGACCGCAGATAAGTTCGGTGATTCTGTAAAATCTGCATCCCCGGGAATGTACTTGATCGCCCCGCTCTTATCAGCCATGCGTAAAGCCACCTCCGCTGCTCCACTTGCAGGTATTGCTCCGACTTTCACAAGTCTGTCGATATTCTCCTGCGACGCCACATCTATCTTATTTGCTGTTATGATAAGAGGCTTGCTTTCTGCCCTGAGCAAATCTGAAAGCTGGATTATCTGCTCATCCGTCCACATATGCGGTTTGTCGCGGGGAAGTTTCAGCTTGGTAATTGCTGTTCTCACATGAGCTTCAGTAATTCCGGCGCCTTCCAATTGTGCTGCAATTGTCTCTTCTAATTTCAATCCCTCTGCCTGTACCTTACGGGCCAGCCTTTCCCAGTTCCGCTTTAAGATACCAGAGATCCACATCGTTATTTCTGTTTCCAGGAATTCTATATCCAGAAGAGGGTCATGAGAACCCACCGGCACCGGGGCCCCTTCTATGTCCGTGCCACCTGAGGCATCTATCACATGAATTATTGCTTTTGCCTGCCTTAAATTGTCCAGAAAGGCATTTCCGAGCCCGCGTCCTTTATGGGCATCGGGCACAAGTCCCGCCACATCTATCATACCTATGGGCACGAACCTTATACCTTCCCTGCAGTTTCCACAATCGAGCTTTAACTCGCTGCAAGGGCAGGTTGTTCTCACATACGCTACCCCGTGGTTGGCATCAATGGTGGTGAAGGGATAATTTGCGATCTCAACATTTGCCAGCGTCGCAGCCTTGAAAAACGTTGATTTCCCACAATTTGGTTTTCCTGCAAGCGCTATCGAAACAGCCATGCTCTGAATACATCACAAGTGAACTTAACTCTTATCTAATTAGCTTCGCAATTTGCCTGAGTTCATTACTATTAAAGGATCTCTTTTATCCTGCCCACGGTCCTTTCAAGTTCACTGAAAATAGGTTCAAGGGCAGCATCCTGCGCAGCCATAACTGAAATCAGTGCTTTCTGCCCGACAGTAGCTGTAATAAGCTTACCGCCTTCATAATCTACGATCACACGATCGGGGCTTACTTTTTCTAATTTATTGGTGGCCGCCTCGGCGGCCCTTAACAAGACTGCTGACATCATGGTCAACGTTTCGATTTCATCACTTTCATAATCGCCGATGAGAAAACCATCTCGTCCTGCCAGCGCGATCATTTTCACACCCTTAACTTTTTCTAAATCAAATAAAATTTCACTGAATATTTTATGCATCTTTCCCCCTTTCATATTTTCCCTTAATCTACTATCGACGTACCGCTTAATATTTTTTTCCTTTTCAAAGAAGGATTTTTTTAAGGCAAAGGGATGCCATAGATTTCATCAAACCCGCTAAAAAAAAGACGGAACAAAATCCAATGGAATTAATAATGTAATAAAATTGAAATATCATCAAATCCATTTACGATCATATGGAAGAACTTGATGTAAGGGGTAAGGTTTGCCCTTTTCCGCTTTTCTATGTGAAACGCAAGATATCGGAAATGAACCCTGGTGAAGAACTTGAGATCATTGCCGATGACCTTACAGCAAAGGAGACCATACCGAATTGGAGCAAGATCCACGATCAGGAGATCGTAAGTATCAAAGATGAGGGGAATTTCTTTAGAATAATAATCCGCATAAGAGAATAAGTTTATTCAGCTTCTTTTTTAGGACTGGCTTTCTTCTCTTCTTCGAGTTTCTTCTTCCACTCAATGAAATTGCAGTGCGGGCATCCTATGTCCCAGGGGCGCCTCCCTTTATTTATTATCTTGATGTAATAAAGACCATGTTCATCGCACTGCTTATCAGTGACCACAATCTGTCCGCTTTTTGGCAACGGCAGGGTAAAATCGCATTTCGGATAAGCAGAACATCCGATGAACCGTGAGCCTTTTTTGGATTTGCGGATTATGAGGTCGGAAGAGCATTTCTGGCATGTCCCTATAATACGGTCTTCGTACAACCCGTTCCTCAGGGATTCTGTTATGAGTTCCTTGTTTTTAGACATGTCCCTGAACACCTCATCCAGCATCTCTCTTGATTCTTTGACGACGAAATCCTCGGTGATCTTGCCATCGGATATTTCATCCATGTCATGTTCCAGCTTGCCTGTCATCTCGGGTTTCGTAATAGTGTTTGCATATTTCTCAAGCGCTTCAATGACGGCATAAGCGGTCTTCGTGGGCTGCAAGGGATTGCCGTGCACATACGCCCTTGAATAGAGCTTGGATATTATTTCATGGCGCGTAGATTTTGTCCCGATCCCCAGGTCTTCCATGATCTTTATAAGATGGCCCTGCCCGTATCTTGAAGGGGGCTGGGTCTCCTTCCCGACGAGATTCACTTCTTTTACGGTCAAAACCTGGCCCTCCATAAGCTGGGGCAATATCCTATCTTCAGGAACATTATATGAGTAGTACCATCTCCAGCCCGGGTCGATAAGCCTGGCACCGTTCGCACCGAATTCCTCGCCGCCGATATCTACCGTGATTGCCATGGTCTCCCAATGGGTCTCTCCTGCGAATGTTGCAAAAAACCGTCTCACCACCAGTTCGTATATTTTCCATTCATCCTCCCTGAGCTCGCTTCTTTTAACAGGCGTAGCGGGATGGATGGGTGGATGGTCTGTGGTTTCCTTTTTGCCCCGTGTGGGGGTGAGCTCCATGGAAAGCAGCTTCTGCGCGTACTCCTTGAATTCGGTATTTAGAAACGATTTGATAATGTCTTTTGTATCAAGGGTCGCTGGATAAACGGTATTATCGGTTCGCGGGTAGGAAATGAACCCATTAACGTAGAGGAACTCGGCTATGCGCATGGCATTTGCTGCTGAAATCCCTATCGCGCTCGCTGCCCTCAAGAACTCCGTGGTATTGAACGGGGTTGGGGGCTTTTCGGTTCTTTTCCCGAGTGCAATGCTTTTTACGGTGCCGGTTTTTCCGAGTTTCGCCATTATAGCTTCGGCCTCGGCTTTGTCCAGGAATCGCCCATTCTTATGCTGGGTTTCGAATTCTCCCCCATTCACAAGTTTAGCAAAGAGTTCCCAGTAGGGGACAGGCACGAAAATATCGCGCTCTTTTTCGCGATTCACTATTATTGCAAGTGTGGGCGATTGCACCCTTCCCACAGAGAGGAACTTGTCTCCGAGCCTGCCTGAACTCAGCGACACAAAACGTGTGAGGACGGCTCCCCATATCAGATCAATGACCTGCCGCGACTCTCCCGCGGCTGCAAGATTGAAATCTATTTTGGTTGGGGTAGAGAAGGCTTTTATTATCTCTCCCGGGGTTATGGTGCTGTAGTGCACCCGGTCTGCCGATATATCCGGATTTACCTTTTTTATCACCTTCAGCGCTTCCACGCCGATCAACTCACCTTCCCTGTCGTAGTCTGTAGCAATGGTGAGATGGTCTGCCTCTTTCCCGAGTTTCCGAATGGCAGTAACAATATTGGCATGTGTGGGTATCGTCAATACATCGGCATGTATCAGGTCTTTTACGTCTGTTTTCTGCCAGTTATTGTAATCCTTGGGAAAATCCACTTCCACGATATGCCCTGACAGTCCTATGACCTTCGTACCGTCGAACTTATACGTGTCGACTCCGTTTATTCTCTCCTTCGTCGGCTTCTTTTCCGCAAGTATTGCCGCGATTCTCTTGGCAGTATCATGTTTTTCTGTTATGATAAGATGCATCGTATCCTCAGAGCCGTCTGGATTAGTCTGTAACTTATTTAAATAGTTTTGGTTGCCAAACTTCCTGAAGACCTTATTTCAAAACCTTCTTTAACATCTCGATTCCCCTGATCTCATCCTCGAACATGGGGATCTTTGCCACAACCAGCCCCCCGAACTTTTTATCGATGAGTTCAAGATAATGCTCCTGTTCGGCCTGTTTATTCACGACAAAGGAAGAGTGTGAGTCCGTATGTGGCATGACCTGGTTCACTATCACCCCGCCCACGGGAATCTGGAATGCTCTCACCCAGTAGATGAACCGCTCCACGACTGAAATTGGGAGTGCAAGCGGAAGCGTGACAAAATAGAATGCTGTGAGGGCAGGGTCGGTGAGGAGCTTTCTTATCTCCTCGGTCTTACGCCTGGATTCCAGAAGACCTTCGACCATGGGGTCACAAACCTCTTTTTTCTCCTTTTTGAAAGAAAGCGATTTCTTCAGGCACATAGCCTCTTCCCTGCTCTTTATCATTTTCCCAAGCCACATGTCGTACATCTTGCTCATTCCAAGAAGGCGATATGTATGCGCGACCGGGGCCGTATCAAAGATATAGCAATCATACCTGTCCTGGAGTATCACATCCATGACATTATCGAACATCGCCGATTCTTCAAAGGCAGGGTTCGTGGTCGCAGCATCCACGAAAGGCGTGGGGTCTATCGGGATGTCTGCATATTTCAGGAAATCAAGGATCTTGCTGCGCGTATTCTCGCGGTACTTTTCAACTGTTGCACCTGTCTCGATCTCAAGTGCGAAGAGGTTACTGCATCCCTCCACTGGCGCTTCCCCGCGGCCAATGAATTGCTGTCCAAAGCAGCTTGAGAGGCTGTGCACCGGGTTCGTGCTGCAAAGGAGCGTCTTCTTGCCCATCGATGCAAGATAAATCGCTGTTGCCGAGGCCATTACTGTTTTGCCCACGCCTCCCTTACCCCCGAAGAAAAGATATTTGGCTTTTCCTTCAGTAAGTTTACTCATCTCTTTCACCCATACACTATACCGGCAGTCTTTTCAAGCATAGCCAGTCCTTTCGGTTCGCGATCCATCATCGGAACCTCTGCCACTAGCCTGTCACCAAATTTCTCGCGTATGATTTCCATGTTGCCCTGCTGCATTCTGACCCTGCTCTTCAGGAAATCGGGCACATTCTGGTCATCGCGCAACTCGCGCGGGTACACCTGGTTCACGATGATCCCGGATAGTTCAATCCCAAATTTCTTGAACTCTTTGATCGCTATCTCGGTATCAAGGATAGCCATCTGTTCAGGGATGACCACGTAGAAGAGAGCGGTCGTATCACGTCCGCCTATGATCTTTGCCATGAAACCTAGCCGGTTCTTGATATCCTGGAGCTCCTCCAGAATTCCCATTTCCCCGGATTCCTGCTTTTTGCCTGATATCCTTTTGACCCTGTCGTCTACATCGTGCGAATCCTTTCGTATATCCACGACTTTGTTTATCCAGACGTCAAGGAGGGATGCCATGGAGAGGAACCGTATAGCATGCCCGTGCGGCATCATGTCGAAGATATAGTAATCATAGTTCCCTGCCATAATGAGTTCAATCATGCTGTCAAATGTGGCGCTTTCAGACATGGCAGGCTGCGCTGATGCGCTCTTGATGTAATCTTCGATCTCTTCCGGCACCTCGCCGTACATGTCCAAAATCTTTTTCCTGACACTGGCCTGGTACTCCGAGACCAC is drawn from Candidatus Methanoperedens sp. and contains these coding sequences:
- a CDS encoding ArsA family ATPase — translated: MSKLTEGKAKYLFFGGKGGVGKTVMASATAIYLASMGKKTLLCSTNPVHSLSSCFGQQFIGRGEAPVEGCSNLFALEIETGATVEKYRENTRSKILDFLKYADIPIDPTPFVDAATTNPAFEESAMFDNVMDVILQDRYDCYIFDTAPVAHTYRLLGMSKMYDMWLGKMIKSREEAMCLKKSLSFKKEKKEVCDPMVEGLLESRRKTEEIRKLLTDPALTAFYFVTLPLALPISVVERFIYWVRAFQIPVGGVIVNQVMPHTDSHSSFVVNKQAEQEHYLELIDKKFGGLVVAKIPMFEDEIRGIEMLKKVLK
- a CDS encoding roadblock/LC7 domain-containing protein produces the protein MHKIFSEILFDLEKVKGVKMIALAGRDGFLIGDYESDEIETLTMMSAVLLRAAEAATNKLEKVSPDRVIVDYEGGKLITATVGQKALISVMAAQDAALEPIFSELERTVGRIKEIL
- a CDS encoding redox-regulated ATPase YchF; the protein is MAVSIALAGKPNCGKSTFFKAATLANVEIANYPFTTIDANHGVAYVRTTCPCSELKLDCGNCREGIRFVPIGMIDVAGLVPDAHKGRGLGNAFLDNLRQAKAIIHVIDASGGTDIEGAPVPVGSHDPLLDIEFLETEITMWISGILKRNWERLARKVQAEGLKLEETIAAQLEGAGITEAHVRTAITKLKLPRDKPHMWTDEQIIQLSDLLRAESKPLIITANKIDVASQENIDRLVKVGAIPASGAAEVALRMADKSGAIKYIPGDADFTESPNLSAVQREALLKIRALMKKNGGTGVQKCINETVFKLLDLIVVYPVEDENKFTDKNGKMLPDAFLLKKGSTPKDLAFMVHTDIGKGFLYAVDARTKMRLGEKHELKNGDIVKIVAVK
- a CDS encoding TRC40/GET3/ArsA family transport-energizing ATPase, translating into MKYLLFAGKGGLGKTTLSATTARYLASKGKKVIVFSTDPQASLTDVFEQDLFGKGEVQLVPNLFALEIDADRVVSEYQASVRKKILDMYGEVPEEIEDYIKSASAQPAMSESATFDSMIELIMAGNYDYYIFDMMPHGHAIRFLSMASLLDVWINKVVDIRKDSHDVDDRVKRISGKKQESGEMGILEELQDIKNRLGFMAKIIGGRDTTALFYVVIPEQMAILDTEIAIKEFKKFGIELSGIIVNQVYPRELRDDQNVPDFLKSRVRMQQGNMEIIREKFGDRLVAEVPMMDREPKGLAMLEKTAGIVYG
- a CDS encoding sulfurtransferase TusA family protein, coding for MEELDVRGKVCPFPLFYVKRKISEMNPGEELEIIADDLTAKETIPNWSKIHDQEIVSIKDEGNFFRIIIRIRE
- a CDS encoding DNA topoisomerase I yields the protein MHLIITEKHDTAKRIAAILAEKKPTKERINGVDTYKFDGTKVIGLSGHIVEVDFPKDYNNWQKTDVKDLIHADVLTIPTHANIVTAIRKLGKEADHLTIATDYDREGELIGVEALKVIKKVNPDISADRVHYSTITPGEIIKAFSTPTKIDFNLAAAGESRQVIDLIWGAVLTRFVSLSSGRLGDKFLSVGRVQSPTLAIIVNREKERDIFVPVPYWELFAKLVNGGEFETQHKNGRFLDKAEAEAIMAKLGKTGTVKSIALGKRTEKPPTPFNTTEFLRAASAIGISAANAMRIAEFLYVNGFISYPRTDNTVYPATLDTKDIIKSFLNTEFKEYAQKLLSMELTPTRGKKETTDHPPIHPATPVKRSELREDEWKIYELVVRRFFATFAGETHWETMAITVDIGGEEFGANGARLIDPGWRWYYSYNVPEDRILPQLMEGQVLTVKEVNLVGKETQPPSRYGQGHLIKIMEDLGIGTKSTRHEIISKLYSRAYVHGNPLQPTKTAYAVIEALEKYANTITKPEMTGKLEHDMDEISDGKITEDFVVKESREMLDEVFRDMSKNKELITESLRNGLYEDRIIGTCQKCSSDLIIRKSKKGSRFIGCSAYPKCDFTLPLPKSGQIVVTDKQCDEHGLYYIKIINKGRRPWDIGCPHCNFIEWKKKLEEEKKASPKKEAE